From the Manihot esculenta cultivar AM560-2 chromosome 3, M.esculenta_v8, whole genome shotgun sequence genome, one window contains:
- the LOC110611232 gene encoding GDP-L-galactose phosphorylase 2 → MSDNLMLRIKRVPTVVSNFQKEEAEEGARRSEGCGRNCLRKCCIQGAKLPLYAFKKLNKIVCEKEVRGQENNEPPVAFLESLLLGEWEDRVQRGLFRYDVTACETKVIPGQYGFIAQLNEGRHLKKRPTEFRVDKVLQPFDGNKFNFTKVGQEEVLFQFESSEDGDVQFFPSAPIDVDNSPSVVAINVSPIEYGHVLLIPRILECLPQRIDRESFLLALHMAAEAGNPYFRLGYNSLGAFATINHLHFQAYYLAVQFPIEKAPTKNITTLDSGVKIYELVNYPVRGLLFEGGNTLQDLSNTVSDACICLQDNNIPYNVLISDCGKRIFLLPQCYAEKQALGEVSPELLDTQVNPAVWEISGHMVLKRKKDYEEASEENAWRLLAEVSLSEARFEEVNALIFEAISCSNGTENDGQDLLEDPNDNKSLEEVDAAINKGSHCAMVSGTHECLVQQ, encoded by the exons ATGAGTGATAATTTGATGTTAAGGATCAAGAGGGTTCCTACTGTTGTGTCAAATTTCCAGAAAGAGGAGGCGGAAGAGGGTGCTCGCCGGAGTGAGGGCTGTGGCCGCAATTGCCTTCGGAAATGTTGCATTCAAG gGGCAAAGCTCCCTTTGTACGCTTTCAAGAAACTGAACAAGATTGTTTGCGAGAAGGAGGTGCGTGGACAAGAGAACAACGAGCCTCCCGTTGCATTCCTTGAGTCTCTTCTCCTTGGGGAG TGGGAGGACCGTGTGCAGAGAGGGCTATTTCGCTATGATGTCACTGCTTGTGAAACCAAG GTGATTCCGGGCCAGTATGGTTTCATTGCCCAGCTGAATGAGGGCCGGCATTTGAAGAAGAGGCCAACTGAATTCCGTGTTGACAAAGTTCTTCAGCCCTTTGATGGGAACAAATTCAACTTCACTAAAGTTGGCCAAGAAGAGGTTCTTTTCCAGTTTGAATCAAGTGAAGATGGTGATGTTCAGTTCTTCCCAAGTGCCCCCATTGATGTTGATAATTCTCCAAGTGTGGTTGCCATTAAT GTTAGCCCTATTGAGTATGGGCATGTGTTGTTGATCCCACGTATTCTGGAGTGTTTGCCTCAGAGGATTGACCGTGAAAGCTTCTTGCTTGCTCTTCACATGGCAGCTGAAGCTGGGAATCCGTACTTCCGATTAGGTTACAACAGCTTGGGTGCATTTGCTACCATCAACCACCTTCACTTCCAG GCTTACTACTTGGCCGTGCAATTTCCCATTGAGAAAGCACCCACTAAGAATATAACCACTTTGGACAGTGGAGTGAAAATCTATGAGCTAGTGAATTACCCTGTCAGAGGCCTTCTATTTGAGGGAGGCAATACTCTGCAAGATTTGTCAAACACCGTCTCGGATGCTTGCATTTGTCTTCAAGATAACAACATACCTTACAATGTGCTCATATCTGATTGTGGAAAGCGCATCTTTCTTTTGCCACAG TGTTATGCTGAGAAACAAGCTCTTGGGGAAGTGAGTCCTGAACTTCTTGACACCCAAGTGAACCCAGCAGTGTGGGAAATCAGTGGCCATATGGTGTTAAAGAGGAAAAAGGACTATGAGGAGGCATCTGAGGAGAATGCATGGAGGCTGCTTGCTGAGGTTTCTCTATCTGaagcaagatttgaggaagtgAATGCTCTCATCTTTGAAGCCATTTCCTGCAGCAATGGTACTGAGAATGATGGTCAGGACCTGCTTGAGGATCCAAATGACAACAAATCTCTTGAGGAAGTGGATGCTGCAATCAACAAGGGCTCTCACTGTGCCATGGTGAGTGGAACTCATGAATGCCTAGTTCAGCAGTAA
- the LOC110612109 gene encoding adenylyltransferase and sulfurtransferase MOCS3, producing the protein MESNGGDAGRILAEIQSLKASKTDLDNRIAALESQLRLLNFHNDTVSSNGSCPSISNPDFAFGHDLSPDMIYRYSRHLLLPAFGVQGQSNLLKSSILVVGAGGLGSPALLYLAACGVGRLGIVDHDVVELNNMHRQVIHTEAFIGQPKVKSAAAACRSINSSILIVEHQEALRTYNALEIFSQYDIIVDATDNAPSRYMISDCCVLLGKPLVSGAALGLEGQLTVYNYKGGPCYRCLFPTPPPTTACQRCADSGVLGVVPGVIGCLQALEAIKIASGIGEPLSGRMVLFDALSARIRIVKIRGRSLQCEVCGENAALTQQQFKDFDYEKFTQSPLATAPLKLNLLPADSRIDSGEFNEKIVKGEPHVLVDVRPAHHFKIVSLPNALNIPLSSLEGQLPEISSALKEERERRGIESESGVSLYVVCRRGNDSQRAVQLLHKKGFSSARDIIGGLEAWANDVDPNFPTY; encoded by the exons ATGGAGTCAAATGGAGGTGACGCTGGTCGGATCCTCGCCGAAATTCAAAGCTTGAAGGCTTCTAAGACTGACTTAGATAATCGAATTGCGGCTCTTGAATCTCAGCTTCGTCTCTTGAATTTCCATAACGATACTGTCTCCTCTAACGGTTCTTGTCCTTCAATTTCCAATCCTGATTTTGCTTTCGGCCACGATTTATCTCCTGATATGATTTACCGTTACAGTCGTCATCTCTTGCTTCCTGCTTTTGGAGTTCAAG GGCAGTCGAATCTCTTGAAGTCTTCTATTTTAGTTGTTGGAGCTGGTGGCTTAGGCTCGCCTGCTCTGTTATATCTGGCGGCTTGTGGTGTTG GCCGATTGGGTATAGTTGACCATGATGTTGTTGAGTTAAATAATATGCACAGGCAG GTTATACATACTGAAGCATTTATCGGTCAGCCAAAAGTGAAATCTGCAGCTGCTGCCTGTCGTTC GATCAACTCCTCCATTCTGATTGTGGAACACCAAGAAGCTCTGCGTACATACAATGCCTTGGAAATTTTTAGCCA ATATGACATAATTGTAGATGCAACAGATAATGCTCCAAGCCGTTACATGATCAGTGATTGCTGTGTGCTGTTGGGGAAG CCTCTTGTATCAGGTGCTGCATTGGGATTGGAAGGGCAG CTCACTGTCTATAATTACAAAGGAGGTCCATGCTATCGGTGTCTTTTTCCAACCCCACCTCCTACAACAGCATGCCAAAGATGTGCCGATAGTGGAGTTCTAGGAGTTG TTCCTGGTGTCATTGGTTGTCTCCAAGCACTTGAGGCCATTAAAATTGCAAGTGGCATAGGTGAACCACTGTCAGGACGGATGGTTCTATTTGATGCGTTGTCAGCACGAATTCGAATT GTCAAAATTAGAGGCAGGTCATTACAATGTGAAGTTTGTGGAGAAAATGCAGCATTAACTCAGCAGCAATTTAAAGATTTTGATTATGAGAAGTTCACTCAGTCTCCTTTGGCTACA GCTCCATTGAAATTGAACCTGCTTCCAGCAGATTCCAGAATAGACAGTGGAGAGTTCAATGAGAAAATTGTTAAAGGAGAACCACATGTGTTGGTAGATGTACGCCCTGCCCACCACTTTAAGATTGTCTCTCTTCCCAATGCGTTGAACATCCCGCTATCAAGTTTGGAGGGTCAGTTGCCTGAAATCTCATCAGCTCTGAAGGAAGAGAGAGAGCGTAGGGGTATCGAATCAGAGTCCGGTGTGAGCCTGTATGTTGTATGTAGAAGAGGTAATGATTCACAGAGGGCTGTTCAATTATTACACAAGAAGGGCTTTAGTTCAGCCAGGGATATAATTGGCGGCTTGGAGGCCTGGGCAAATGATGTAGATCCAAATTTCCCTACATACTAA
- the LOC110611633 gene encoding keratinocyte proline-rich protein produces MRLLNGLVAILLILVLSFFSRGDGAVEQNLTTGTSSLSPWLKKVAIYHHHHPHPHPHPHPRRHPRPLGGCRSQPWICRERNPRPNARMMCCRNKCVDVSSDVNNCGFCGITCPFSWLCCRGFCIDVNISPFHCGSCRNRCPWGVRCVFGICGYSEPEPKPKPIPEPEPEPEPEPEPEPEPEPEPEPQPQPEPEPEPEPEPEPEPEPQPLPPWHPRPRVPFPPKLQPRPRPQPRPLPRPRPRHPPEGDNGVAGNGTNPSS; encoded by the coding sequence ATGCGGCTACTCAATGGTTTAGTAGCTATCTTGCTTATATTGGTGCTCTCTTTTTTCTCGAGAGGAGACGGTGCGGTGGAGCAAAATTTGACCACTGGCACTTCATCTTTGTCTCCATGGCTCAAGAAAGTAGCAAtataccaccaccaccaccctcACCCTCACCCTCACCCTCATCCCCGTCGTCACCCGCGACCTCTAGGTGGGTGCAGGAGCCAGCCTTGGATATGCAGAGAGAGAAACCCTCGGCCTAATGCTCGAATGATGTGTTGCAGAAATAAGTGTGTTGATGTGTCTTCTGATGTTAATAACTGTGGTTTTTGTGGAATTACATGTCCTTTTAGTTGGCTATGTTGTCGTGGATTTTGCATTGATGTCAATATTAGTCCTTTCCATTGTGGCAGCTGTCGAAATAGATGCCCCTGGGGCGTCCGCTGTGTGTTTGGGATTTGTGGATATTCTGAGCCCGAGCCCAAGCCCAAGCCCATCCCTGAGCCCGAACCAGAGCCTGAGCCTGAGCCAGAACCAGAACCAGAGCCTGAGCCTGAGCCTGAACCTCAACCTCAACCTGAACCTGAGCCTGAGCCTGAGCCTGAGCCTGAGCCCGAGCCCGAGCCCCAACCTTTGCCTCCATGGCATCCTCGCCCTCGAGTCCCATTTCCTCCTAAACTGCAGCCACGGCCACGGCCGCAGCCACGGCCACTGCCACGGCCCCGGCCACGCCATCCTCCTGAAGGCGACAATGGAGTGGCAGGAAATGGAACGAATCCAAGTTCTTGA
- the LOC110610611 gene encoding uncharacterized protein LOC110610611 has protein sequence MDRRLFLFRHLSRPLIPPMPSTPHLYCHIKRYTQYTTGDPAQGIEERAPSLADEFRRVAEEKAKADQETTHVADQGVASHTVKKTFDGGEEASTGDGDTQSVKDRYKEHEQGADYRRKE, from the exons ATGGATCGCCGTCTCTTCCTTTTCCGCCACCTTTCACGGCCGTTGATTCCTCCGATGCCTTCAACACCACATCTCTACTGCCACATCAAG AGATATACTCAGTACACCACAGGAGATCCCGCGCAAGGAATAGAAGAGAGAGCACCTTCGCTAGCTGATGAGTTCAGACGAGTTGCGGAGGAGAAGGCAAAGGCTGATCAGGAGACAACCCATGTGGCGGATCAAGGTGTGGCTAGTCACACCGTCAAGAAGACGTTTGACGGCGGTGAAGAGGCTTCTACTGGGGATGGAGATACTCAATCAGTGAAGGACAGGTATAAGGAGCACGAACAGGGTGCTGATTATCGTAGAAAGGAATAG